Part of the Chlorogloeopsis sp. ULAP01 genome, AACCATCAAATTCCAGGCCCCCGTATTCAGGTAACTGAGGGCGATCGCGTGCGGATCGTTGTCAAGAACAACTTACCAGAATCAACGAGTGTCCATTGGCACGGGATGATTTTGCCCAATGCGATGGACGGTGCAGCAAATGTTACCCAGAAGCCAATCGCACCAGGCGCAAGTTTTACTTACGAGTTCACAGTTAAGCAACCAGGTACTTACTTTTATCACTCTCATCAGGACGTTGACCGTCAGCAAACCCTGGGAATGTATGGTGCGCTGATCGTCGCTCCTAAGGATAAATCCAATACCCCAGCTTATGACCAAGATGTTGTTATACAACTGCAAGAGTGGACATTCAAGCAAGGCTATACCTTCCCGGCAATGCCAATGGAAGGGCTAATGCCAAACTTCTTCACAATTAACGGCAAGGCTTTTCCCACTACCGAAACAATCAACGCCAAGGTTGGTGAGAAGATCCACTTCCGCTTTATTGGCTCAAACAATGCCTTCATCCACCCAATGCATATTCATGGTGGCCCGTTCAAAATCATTGAAACAGATAGCAATTCACTACCTGCCACTGCCCAAATTGAGAAGGATACTATCAATGTGGGTCCTGGTGAACGCTACAACGTGATTTGGACAGCCCGCGATCAGGGT contains:
- a CDS encoding copper oxidase; protein product: MKFKFRRSRHLVVVLILLALVLSLLIARLYGGFTTSSKNIQHGKSMPGMSIDNDSMPRTNMGDNKSPVPVSSLPSTPISSVTQMHGFVMPPGMIMTSDMSMEAMEDMAAVDLTKISYTAPVDARGDQILTPKIENGVKVFNLDVSLIKWNILPDVQVAAYAFNHQIPGPRIQVTEGDRVRIVVKNNLPESTSVHWHGMILPNAMDGAANVTQKPIAPGASFTYEFTVKQPGTYFYHSHQDVDRQQTLGMYGALIVAPKDKSNTPAYDQDVVIQLQEWTFKQGYTFPAMPMEGLMPNFFTINGKAFPTTETINAKVGEKIHFRFIGSNNAFIHPMHIHGGPFKIIETDSNSLPATAQIEKDTINVGPGERYNVIWTARDQGKWLLHCHIPHHTTNDNAEVQGAGGLTMIINVT